One genomic window of Cyprinus carpio isolate SPL01 chromosome A23, ASM1834038v1, whole genome shotgun sequence includes the following:
- the si:dkey-205h13.2 gene encoding uncharacterized protein si:dkey-205h13.2 — translation MSSKVFATCVILATSTLISLSTQNCITKWFDHDDPSGNGDYELLADLLSTNPGEICPSPIAIEAQTISGQPASQAGNIFQVYNPISGFACVNANQAGRLCADYKVRFTCPEDWCSRCRTPWFDRDNPSGLGDYETLSLLLIRYPLQVCAQPIAIEVTTISGTPALPPGNNFQVYDPTQGFACLNAQQNGGCQDYKVRFTCPVSFCQPKCVTRWFDSDNPNTNGGDSELLTVLLGMYPGEICPNPLGIEAQTLSGQPASQTGNVFQVYNPTTGVSCLNGNQGGGVCADYKVRLTCPEDWCSRCRTPWFDRDNPSGLGDYETLSLLLIKYPLQVCAQPIAIEVTTISGTPALPPGNNFQVYDPLQGFECVNGACQDYRVRFTCPLSFCNTTCVTRWFDSDNPNTNGGDSELLTVLLSVYPGYICPNPLGIEAQTISGQPAYQTGNIFQVYNPTSGFSCVNANQGRVRCVNYKVRFTCPEDWCSKCRTPWFDRDDPSGLGDYETLSLTMITDPLQVCRQPIAIEVTTISGSPVLPTGNNFQVFDPLQGFECVNNQQGGGVCQDYKVRYTCLCRSHVLSNSSFVVTYP, via the exons atgagcAGCAAG GTATTTGCAACCTGTGTGATTCTTGCTACAA GTACACTCATCTCACTCTCCACTCAAA attgtaTAACCAAGTGGTTTGATCATGATGACCCAAGTGGAAATGGAGACTACGAGCTGTTAGCTGACCTTCTCAGTACAAACCCTGGAGAAATATGTCCGAGTCCAATCGCAATAGAGGCTCAGACCATCTCCGGTCAACCAGCATCTCAAGCAGGAAACATCTTTCAAGT ATATAATCCGATAAGTGGGTTTGCTTGTGTAAACGCAAACCAAGCAGGAAGACTTTGTGCTGATTATAAGGTGCGCTTCACCTGCCCAGAGGACTGGTGTTCAA GATGTAGGACACCCTGGTTTGACCGAGATAATCCCAGTGGACTAGGAGACTATGAGACACTGTCGTTACTCCTGATAAGATACCCACTACAGGTCTGCGCTCAGCCCATCGCCATTGAGGTCACAACCATTAGTGGGACTCCTGCACTGCCACCTGGAAACAATTTTCAAGT ATATGATCCAACACAGGGCTTTGCTTGTTTGAATGCACAACAGAATGGAGGGTGTCAGGACTACAAGGTCCGTTTCACATGTCCAGTGAGTTTTTGCCAACCAA AGTGTGTAACCAGGTGGTTTGATTCTGACAACCCTAACACAAATGGAGGCGATTCTGAACTCTTGACTGTCCTCCTTGGTATGTACCCTGGAGAAATATGTCCGAATCCACTTGGAATAGAGGCTCAGACCCTCTCTGGCCAGCCAGCATCTCAAACTGGAAACGTCTTTCAAGT ATATAATCCAACAACTGGGGTTTCTTGCTTAAATGGAAATCAAGGAGGAGGGGTTTGTGCTGATTATAAGGTACGCCTCACCTGCCCAGAGGATTGGTGTTCAA GATGTAGGACACCCTGGTTTGACCGAGATAATCCCAGTGGACTAGGAGACTATGAGACACTGTCGTTACTCCTGATAAAATACCCACTACAGGTCTGCGCTCAGCCCATCGCCATTGAGGTCACAACCATTAGTGGGACTCCTGCACTGCCACCTGGAAACAATTTTCAAGT ATATGACCCGTTGCAGGGCTTTGAGTGTGTGAATGGGGCCTGTCAAGACTACAGGGTCCGCTTCACATGTCCATTGAGTTTCTGCAACACGA CGTGTGTAACCAGGTGGTTTGATTCTGACAACCCTAATACAAATGGAGGCGATTCTGAACTCTTGACTGTTCTTCTCAGTGTGTACCCTGGGTACATCTGTCCGAATCCACTTGGAATTGAGGCTCAGACCATCTCTGGCCAGCCAGCGTATCAAACTGGAAACATCTTTCAAGT TTATAATCCGACATCTGGGTTTTCCTGTGTAAATGCAAACCAAGGAAGAGTGCGCTGTGTTAATTATAAGGTGCGCTTCACCTGCCCAGAGGATTGGTGTTCAA AATGTAGGACACCCTGGTTTGACCGAGATGACCCCAGTGGACTAGGAGACTATGAGACACTGTCGTTGACCATGATAACAGACCCACTACAGGTCTGCCGTCAGCCCATCGCCATTGAGGTCACAACCATTAGTGGGAGCCCTGTACTGCCTACTGGAAACAATTTTCAAGT ATTCGATCCACTACAGGGTTTTGAATGCGTGAATAATCAGCAGGGAGGAGGAGTCTGTCAGGACTACAAGGTCCGCTATACATGTCTGTGCAGGAGCCACGTTCTCTCAAACTCCTCATTTGTAGTCACATACccctaa